One genomic segment of Gammaproteobacteria bacterium includes these proteins:
- the rfaD gene encoding ADP-glyceromanno-heptose 6-epimerase: MYIVTGGAGFIGSNIVKTLNGRGITDILVVDDLEDGTKFKNLADCEIADYMDKDAFLAHIQAGKGFAQPVKTIFHNGACSATTEWNGKMMMQNNYEYSKEVLHYCLNNKIQYIYASSASVYGAGTIFEEKRQHEQPLNVYGYSKFQFDQYVRRVLPRASSQIVGLRYFNVYGPREQHKGSMASVAFHFNNQIKAGDNVKLFTGCDGYGNGEQRRDFVFVNDVVKVNLWLSDHPKVSGIFNLGTGRSQTFNDVANAVIAWHNKGKIEYVPFPDHLKGRYQSFTQADMTALRNAGYSDAFSTVEQGVKSYLDTINQD, from the coding sequence GTGTACATTGTCACTGGCGGCGCCGGCTTCATCGGCAGCAATATCGTAAAAACCCTTAACGGGCGTGGAATTACCGACATTCTGGTTGTAGATGACCTTGAGGATGGCACCAAGTTCAAAAATCTGGCGGATTGTGAAATTGCCGATTACATGGACAAGGATGCCTTTCTGGCCCATATCCAGGCCGGCAAAGGCTTCGCGCAACCGGTCAAAACCATTTTCCACAACGGTGCCTGCTCAGCCACCACCGAGTGGAATGGCAAAATGATGATGCAGAACAACTACGAATACTCCAAGGAAGTACTGCATTACTGCCTGAACAACAAAATCCAGTACATCTACGCCAGCTCTGCCTCAGTGTATGGTGCCGGTACAATTTTCGAAGAAAAACGTCAGCACGAACAGCCGCTGAATGTTTACGGCTATTCCAAATTCCAGTTTGACCAATACGTGCGCCGTGTTTTGCCGCGCGCCAGTTCGCAAATTGTTGGCCTGCGTTATTTCAACGTGTACGGTCCGCGCGAACAGCACAAAGGCAGCATGGCCAGCGTTGCTTTCCATTTCAACAACCAGATCAAGGCCGGCGATAACGTCAAACTGTTCACCGGCTGTGACGGTTATGGCAACGGCGAACAACGTCGTGACTTTGTGTTTGTGAATGATGTCGTCAAAGTGAATTTGTGGTTGAGCGATCACCCGAAAGTGTCTGGCATTTTCAATCTGGGTACGGGTCGCAGCCAAACATTTAACGATGTCGCCAACGCGGTTATTGCATGGCACAACAAGGGCAAAATCGAATACGTTCCTTTCCCAGATCATCTCAAAGGTCGCTATCAGAGCTTCACCCAGGCCGACATGACTGCGCTGCGCAATGCCGGCTACAGCGATGCATTTTCAACCGTTGAGCAAGGCGTCAAATCCTACCTCGACACCATCAACCAGGACTAA
- the gloA gene encoding lactoylglutathione lyase, whose translation MRILHTMIRVGDLPRSIQFYTEVLGMTLLRQKEYPEGKFTLAFLGYGDEREHSAIELTYNWGVESYELGNGFGHLALEVDDVYQATDEIRRRGGKILREAGPMNAGSTIIAFVADPDGYQIELIGKKS comes from the coding sequence ATGCGCATTCTTCACACCATGATTCGCGTTGGCGATTTGCCGCGCTCCATTCAGTTTTACACGGAAGTATTGGGCATGACGTTGTTGCGCCAAAAAGAATATCCCGAAGGAAAATTCACCTTGGCATTTTTAGGCTACGGTGATGAGCGTGAACACAGCGCGATTGAATTAACGTACAACTGGGGCGTGGAAAGCTACGAACTGGGCAATGGCTTTGGTCATCTGGCGCTGGAAGTTGATGATGTTTATCAAGCCACTGATGAGATACGCCGTCGTGGCGGCAAAATTCTGCGCGAAGCCGGGCCGATGAACGCTGGTTCCACCATCATTGCTTTTGTCGCTGACCCCGATGGCTATCAAATCGAATTGATTGGCAAAAAATCCTGA